The DNA region ATTTACCAACATTAGGTCGTCCAATCAATGAAAATTTGATTACATCTGCAGCATAGTCTGGTTGTGTATTCTTCGGAAAATGCTTTGCAGCCTCATCCAATAAATCTCCTAATCCTAATCCGTGTGAACCTGAAATCGGAATAGGATCCCCAAATCCCAATGAATAGAAGTCATAGATTTGTTCACGCATCTCTGGATTATCAATTTTATTTACACCCAAGACGATTGGTTTTTTAGATTTATATAATATTTTTGCTACTTCTTCATCAGCCGCGGTTACCCCTTCCCGTCCATTTGTTAAAAAGATAATTACATCTGCTTCGTCAATAGCGATTTCAGCCTGCTGCCGAATTTGTTCCAGAAATGGCTCGTCCCCAATATCAATGCCACCAGTATCAATTAAATTAAAATCATGCGTTAACCATTCTCCAGAGCTGTAAATTCGATCCCGTGTTACTCCCGGAGTATCCTCAACGATGGAGATTCTCTCACCCACAATTCTGTTAAAAATGGTCGATTTCCCAACATTCGGTCTTCCTACAATGGCTATAACAGGTTTTACCATTATGATCGCCATCCTTTCTCATCCATATATTGAACATACATCTTGTTATTAATTTATCGTTAAAGCAAAGAAACTCAATTTATAAAATTAAGTAGTGCGTGTTAATGATAAAGAAACCCTTCTATCCTAAAGAAGGGTCTAACTATACTATCTTAGCAAATGTTAATCGTTTCCCGCAATGGAAATATCGCCAAGTGCGTTGTTCATGTTGATTTCTGCTTCCCTTTATGCGGAAAACGAAATTGGTTTTGTAAAATAGTACCAGCGTTTTCCAGAAAGCTCCATACTAAAAGCAACATAGTAGCTAACACACAAATATCAAGGTATGGAAGAGCACCAATCGGGTAAGAAAATTGAAATCTGTTTAAAAAGAAGGCGTAGCATATTTCTCCGTGCATAGTTCCGCAAATGATAATCAATAATCTTCGTTTTAAAGTATTCTGTAAAAGAATGCCTAAAAATAAAAGGCCTATACTCATCATCCAAATTTTCGGAAAGATAATCCATACAGGGTCAAATATTTCAAATAGACGAAATGTCACGTAAGAAATTGTGACTATGACGGAACATATTATCGCATAAAGCAGTACACCATTTTTTTCCTTACCTAAAATAATATAGGATAATACCAAAGTAAAAACTCCGCTAGCAAGAACCTGATAGCCACCAACGGTAAAGTGAACATCAGAAAGGATAATTATCACTAATATACAAGCTGACATCCCAAAGCGAAGCGGGTGTTGTTTGTTCATGATAAATGTAAGGTATACCCATAATGACCAAAGTATCCAATAAAACAATGAACCATCCATATACACACCTCCTAATGTTTCCATTATCGGTATTCTTTATGTACTTTCATACTTCCCTGAATAATCTTTACTCAGAGATATCATCTTATTAAGAGGAGGTGTTTAAATTTGGGAAAAGATCGTCAAGAAAAGAAATTAAAAGCAAGCCGGAGAGTTGAATCAGACCGTGACCAAGCATTGCATTACAAAGGTGCAACTAAGCTGCAAAGCCCTGAAGAAGCAAGAGGACTAAATGATTCGAAATATGATTGATTAACAACAAAAAAGCTCTCGCTTAGGCGAGAGCTTTTTACAGATTGTCGAGAAAGGGTATATTTCTCGGCAATTTTTCATTTTGTCTATTCTATTAAAAAGCCTATGCGCAGGGGCTGTTGATTTGCGCGGAAGGCACGCAGACTCCTGCGGGAGGACGGGGCTGGGGAGACCCCGCAGGCGCTTCAGCGCCGAGGAGGCTCCCCGGAACGCCCGCGGAAAGCGAAGTGCCTGGAGCGCAAATCAACAGACATGTTCAAAAACCTTATATCAATAACACTCTAACAAATTAACGCCGTGAATTATTAAAGTTATTGGATAAATAAGAGACTGTCGAAAGTTTCTCGACAGCCTGAAAAAAGCTCTCGCTTTGGCGAGAGCTTTTTATATCTTTCGTTGACTATATTTTTTTGTTTCTATTCCCCTTTGGCTTAACCAATGGTAGGTTTCACCACTAATAATTATTGGGGCGTTTTGTAAATCTTTAATTGTTTTTGCACCTAAGGCCGTCATAATCATTACTAATTCCTTATGGAGGATCTTGATTTCTTCCAGCAGGGAATCTGCCCCCTTTTTTACAAGGAAATTCAAGAAATAACCCGCAAAACCAATCGCATCCGCACCCGTTGCCAATCCCTTAGCAATTTCAGAAGCGGAAGTAAATCCACCAGACCCGATAACCGAAGCTTTACCCTTACTTTGCGTTGCCTCGATAATTGAGACCGCTGTGGGAATACCCCATTCATTAAAAAAAGAAAGAGAATTTTCCCTCCGTCTATTTTCAATTTGTGCAAAGTTTGTTCCACCAAAACCGCCAACATCAACAGCCGTAACTCCGACTGAAGAGAGAATTTCAACTGTTTCTTTACACATACCAAACCCAACTTCTTTTACGATTACCGGGACGCTGGACTCTCTTACAATTGCCTCTATCCTTTTTAACGCACCTGAAAACTCTCGATCCCCTTCAGGCATGACTAATTCTTGGATTACATTTAAGTGTATCTGTATCGCGTTCGCTTCAATCATTTCTACCGCTAGTTTCGCATCGTCTGATGTTGCTTCACTTCCCAGGTTTGCAATGATTATACCAGTTGGATTCTCTTCTCTAACCACTTTAAAGGTATACCCCTGGGTCTTATCCTTCAATGCAGACATTTGCGACCCTACTGCCATCGCGAGGCCAGTTTGCTTTGCCACTCCTGCAAGCTGTTTATTGATTTGGTACGTTTTATCACCGCCGCCGCCAGTCATTGCATTGATAAAAATTGGCGAACTCAAATAAAGTTCGCCAATTTTATGGTGTAAGCTAACATCTGAAAGATTAATATTCGGTAAACTTTGATGAATAAATTGGATATTGTCAAAAGCTGTTAACCGTTTCTGCCCACTTTCTAAGGCAAAGCGAATGTGATCCATTTTTCGTTCAGATCTAGACATTACTAATCACCATTATTTTCTTAGATTCTTTAATTGATCGCCAATCATTTCTCCCAGCTGGAAGCCTTTAGATTCCTCTGGAAGTTCATAGTCAAAATTATTGTCTTCTTCTTTTTCAAGGAGATCCTTAATGCTTAAAGAAAGACGTTGTTCTTGTTCATTGGTATCCAGTACCTTGACCTGAACTTTTTGACCTTCCTTTAACACTTCATGTGGTGTACCGATATGCTTATGGGCAATTTGCGAGATATGAACGAGTCCCTCTACTCCAGGAAACACTTCAACAAAAGCACCATAAGAAACTAATCTTTTTACTGTTCCAGTCAGTGTGCTGCCTTTAGGAGCTTTTTCGGCTAAATTCGACCATGGACCTGGTTGAGTTTCTTTAATGGATAAAGAAATTCTCTCATTATCACGATCAACATTAAGGACCTTCACCTGCACCTTCTGACCCTCTTGAACGACATCGGTTGGTTTTTCTACATGCTCATAAGATAACTGAGAAATATGAACCAATCCATCGATTCCGCCAATATCAACAAAAGCACCAAAATCGGTAATCCTTTGGACTGTACCATCAATTACTTGTCCAGGGTGGATTGAACTTAGAATATTTTTTTTATGTTTCCCTTTTTCTTCTTCTACTACTGCACGGTGGGAAAGAATTAAACGATTTTTTTCTTTATCAAGTTCTACAATTTTAAAGGTAAGCTGCTGCCCTTTATAATCAGAAAAATCTTCGACAAAATAGGCTTCAACTAATGATGCAGGGACAAATCCGCGTACACCAAGGTCAACTACTAATCCGCCTTTTACTACATCTTTTACTTCTGTTTCAAAAATCTCACCGCTATTATATAGACGCTCTAAGTTTACCCAAGCTTGCTCTGCATCTACTTTTCTTTTGGAAAGAATTAAGGCTTCTTCTTCAACCTTTAATACTTCCAGTTCTAATTCATTACCGACTTCCACAGCATCTGATGCTTTCTCAACATGCAGACTTGAAAGCTCACTTATTGGGATAATACCATCAAGTTTACTATCTTGGATGCTAACAATTACTTGTTTTTCTTCTACCTTAGTAACTTGTCCTTTGACTTTATCACCAATTTCAAAGCTTTTGACTTCTATTTGATTCATATCTTCCGACATATGTATTCCTCCTTAATCCATTGACTACAAAAATATATGATGTGATCCATGGTCTCTCACAAATCACATATAATAACTAAAAAGATAATCCGAGTGAATATTCAAAAAAAAACTCTTTTTACTAACTTCTTATAAATAGCTGATTTTGTCAAGCAGAACCTACCGATGCACTTTAATAAGTTTATCAATTTCAGACATAATTATTTCAGTAACTTGCTCAGCTGAGGCCTTGGATTTTTTCAATTCATCCATCGCAATCGGCTTTCCATAAACTACTTTTAACTTACTAAAACTTTTATATGGACCAATTATTGCACAAGGGATAACGAGGGCATCCGATCTTAATGCAAAGAACCCTGCTCCTGCGAGCCCCTTTCCTATATCTCCGGTTTTACTTCTTGTCCCCTCAGGAAATAGACCAAAAACATGTCCATCTTTTAAAATTTTCATACCTGTTCTTAATGCTTCTCGATCACCCATACCTCTTTTTACTGGGAACGCATTACATTTCCTAACGATATTACCCAATACAGGCACGTTGAAAATTTCTTCCTTTGCCATATAATGAACAGGTCTAGGAGCGTTAATTCCTACTACTAGCGGATCAAAATTATGAATATGATTGGCACACAGCAGTACCCCGCCCTCTTTCGGAAAATCTTCAACGCCAATTACTTCCATTCGATATAGCGGTTTAAAAACAGAATATACAACAGATTTTGCAAATGAATAAAACGTTGCCATTTAGCCTATCCTTTCGCTCACTAAAGCCATAATATTTTCTACTACTTCTCTAATAGTTAAAGAGGTTGTGTCCAATTCAATTGCATCGTCCGCTTTTTTTAGTGGTGCATATTCTCTCTCTGAATCATATTTATCGCGTTTTGCAATTTCCTCTTTTAGTTGGTCTAAATCTGAAGAAAAACCCTTTTTCAGATTTTCCGTGTGTCTTCTGACAGCTCTTTCCTCTACACTTGCTAGTAAGAATACTTTAACTTCTGCATTTGGAAGCACATGTGTCCCTATATCTCGTCCATCCATTACGACCCCGCCACCTGCTGCAAAGGATTTTTGCATTCTTACCATTTCTTCTCGAACCGCTTGATGCTTTGCCACAATAGAAACTGAGTTAGTTACCTCAGAGGATCGAATCGTGTCAGTAACATCTTGATTATCCAAATAGACCAATTGTCCGTCATCGGAAGGCATAAGTTCTAATTTCGAGTCCAAAAGTGCGTTTAACAAGGATTTTTCATCTTCTAGATCTAAGTTATTAACAATTGCTTTATAAGTCAAAGCCCGATACATCGCACCCGTGTCGATATATATGTATGATAGTGTCTCCGCCACAATTTTTGCAACCGTGCTTTTCCCTGCTGCAGCGGGACCATCAATGGCAATCGATATTTTTTTTTCCATAATTCCTCCTAGTTCCATCATGATCGTCTCTGTACTTCACTCATATATTTTAACATAAGTAATTATCTGCTTCTTCTTTTTCATATCATAAATTTGATTTTCTTTCATTTATTTTCTGTTACCAAGCAGAAAAAAAAAGCAGGGATTCCCGCTTCCTATTGTCTTTTCTTATTTACCGCTAAATGTTTCCAGAATTTCTGTAAACGTATTTTCATTTACACCTTCATATTTCGTTAAGTGTTCTAATTGAGGAAAGACATCAAATTGATGTAAAAATAGCTGAGCTAAAAATAGAAAGATAAATTGGATTATGATTACTTTAATTAGGACTCTTTCAATAACTTTCATACTAGTCACCTCGATATTTCCAGATACCTCTATTATTGGGAAATAAAAACTGATTTATTCAAAAAGGAAAAGCGGCTGCTTTTCCTTAAATGACTTCATCATAAACTGCTTCCGCATTTTTTAACTTGTTAACCTCTTCCTCAACTCCATCTTTTGCATTAATGAATATCCGGTATGTGTCATCTCCTATATAACCTAAGAATTCATAACACAATACCTCCTTATCCAAATTATTTATTATTACGGCCTGTCGCTCTTCCATTACCTTAAAGTTTGGATTTACCTTACTTCGTGCTTGTTCACTTGTTAATGCTGGTTTCTCAATCTTTCTTTCCTGAAAGGTTGTTAGATATTCTTCAGCTGTAAAGCCATTAATATCTCCATTATCCAAAGCCACTTCAACTTTAATCGCTTCTGGATAAATTCTCACATTATCTAAACTAGTCACAAAATTGAATACGCCAACATTGTCATATTGCATACTTTCAAATAGATCGAGATTTTTATATCCATTTTCCTTTAAAAAAGCAGCAGCCTTATTCGCAGCATCATTTAAGCTAATTTTTTGCTTAGAGACTTCACGATGATGAATAAACCAAATGGGTTTCCCTGCCTTTTTCGTAATATCCATACTTGCTTCTTGGCCAGTTTTTTTATTTTTTATTGATACACTATAGAATCCATAATCAGATCCTTTTCCATTTTCCGTAACCTTTACTTCTGCATTCCCATCAAATTTCATGTATTTCTTTGCAATACTGATTGCTTCTTCTTTTGAAATGGTTTTGCCTTTAATCTTTTTTAAATTTTCATTCTTATTTTGCATATTTGAAAACGTGGGTCCTAAGTCACTTTCTTCATACCCAGAAACTGTTTTTTCCACTGTTTTAAATCCATCAATTATCGTATTATCTGAGGCCTCATCACCTGAAGCAAGTGCGAGTTCAACATCCATCCATCGCAAGTTATTTTCTAATACCATATGCTGAACATCTCTAAGTTCTTTCTGAATATCACCAGACTGCTTATAAAGAACTTTTAATGTTTCATATTCCTCCTCAGATAATGGCTCTTTATCTAAATCTCGTACAGCGGCACGATAACTAAAGTTCCCAATATTGGCTAAAAACTCTTCCGTCTTATTAAAAGGGAGTAATGTAAGCGGGAGTTGTCCTACATCATTTTGTGCTTCAGAAGTTATTCTCCATACTTCCACTAAGGAAGGCGACAATGAGTGCCTTGAGTTCATCGCTATCGTTGTCCCAATCTTATCGTTAAGTAAATCAATTTGATAGGTAAGATCATGAAAGGCACGTTGGTAATTATTTTCTGCATTTAACAGAATTGCATTTTTTTCTCGATGTTCTTGATAACCCCAAAAGGCTGTACCGGCGACACCTACTGCTAAAACACCAATGATTATTCCTCTAATCATCTTTTCACCCCTCTATTGGCAGAATATATGTTTCCCGATTTTTTTAATTTGTGGTCTCGACCATATCCAGCTGCTTGTAGCCGTATCTGGATTAAAATAATATAAGGCTTCTCCAGTGGGATCAATCCCATTTATTGCGTCTAATACGGCTTTCTTTGCTGTTTCATTTGGTGTCAGCCAGATTTGTCCATCAGCAACAGCGGTAAAGGCTCTCGGCTCAAAGATAACTCCTGAAACAGTATTAGGGAATGAGGAACTATTCACTCGGTTTAATATAACGGCAGCAACAGCTACTTGACCTGTAAACGGTTCACCTCTTGCTTCACCATAAACAGCATTTGCCATTAACTGGATATCATTACTTGAAAACCCGCCTGGAGTATTTGTTGCTGTTGGTTTCTTTGGCGGTGCTACAGTCTTCGGCGTTTCTTTCGGTGCTGCTGGTTGGGTGTTTTCCTTTTTGGCTGGCGTTTTGGATTTAGGAACACTTTGTTTACTTTGGTCAACTCCGCCATAATGGGTAAACTTATTTCCTTTATTGATTTGCTCCTTCACGAACTTTTCATTATATTTACTAGCTTTCACCAACTTTTCTTTCGTCTCTTTACCGGCAAGGCCGTCAATCTCTAAACTAAACTCATACTGAAAATTTCTTAATGCCCAATAAGTACCCCATCCAAACACTCCATCAATCTTGCCATTGTAAAAACCAAGATATTGCAATCGGGATTGAAGCTCGATTACGTCATTACCTGTTGCTCCCTGCTGTATTACTTGATTTGAAAAAGCATGTACACTATTGTTCTCGAAAAATAATAACGGCATCAAACATATGGAGATGAGCATAACTAACGGGATGAGTCGTCTTTTTTTCTTCATGGTAATGTAACCCCCAGTTGTAAATCTTTTTAGATGTTACCTTATTTTTTGTACTATTGGTTTTTTTATTCCTTTTATGAAAAAATAAACAAAAAACCCTTCATTATGTATGAAGAGTCTTTTGTGCAGCATATTGATTTTTCTTATGATTTGCAGTTAGGATTTTAGCCATTTTTACTTTTCTTAAGCCAAACCACCAAAGAAAAATCATAAATGGAAGTATAATATATAACCAATTTTCTTGAGAAATTAAGATATAATCGTATGACCCATGGAGGACAAAGGGAAGTAATAAGGAAAATATTATCCATTTTACTTTATTACCTTCTGTAAATCTTGCTTTTCCGATATAGAAACCCATGATAACTCCAAAAAGTGCATGGCTCGATACTGGAAGTAATGCCCGACCAATTGCATGTTCAATTCCATTTGCTAATAAATAAAAAATATTCTCGATGGAAGCAAAGCCTAAGGATACTGCTACACCGTATACAATCCCATCAAATGGTTCATCAAAATCAGCGTGTTGGTAAATTAGATAGAACAATATAAACCATTTGAAGAATTCTTCTAATAGACTTGCTGAAAGAAATGCTTCTATTAGTCCAGAGGTAATAATGTTTTCCTTTTGAAGTACATATTGAATAAACATAATCGGAAACACTAGCAGAGCTCCAAATAAAAATGTTTTTAAGACAACAGATATTGGCTCTGATTCATATTCATCTTTTAAGTAAAAATAACTTAGCAAGGCCAAACCGGGGGCAATTCCGGCTGATAATATTCCCAGCATGACTAATCCTCATTTCACATCTGTTTCCTCTATGGTATCACGATATCAAAATAAATTAAATGGAAGTTTCCTATCACCCATGCTTAAAAATTTACCTTTTCCAGTCCACTGGCAAGTGCCACCGCCAATTTAATTCTAGCCTTTTTAGAGTCATTATCACTGCCGAGAATAACACCATTATTAAAAAGGTCATATGCACTGCCTTTATAATCATATGTGGTGTAAACTGAGCCCTCTTCTGCACTTGTTGTAACAACTATTAATATTCCTTCCGAAATAGACCTTACAATTTCCTCCATCATTAAAGGAGCAACTTGACCACGCCCTACTCCCTCAAGAACAATCCCTTTGACCCCAGCCTCTCTCGCTGCCTTAATAAATTTTCCATCAGCACCCATATAGCATTTAATAATTTCAACTTGTGGTAGAGGGGACACTATTCTGAAATGCTCACGCTTAATTGGCTTTTGAAATATATGTACTGCATCATTATCAATAATTCCTAAATAGCCAAAACCAAAGACACTGAATCCCTGAATATTTGAAGCATGTTCTTTTTTTACATATCTTGCTGCAAAGATTCGTTCATTAAAGACAACAACTGCGCCAGCATTTTTTAAATCCTCGGAACACGCAGAATAAATAGCATGTCTAAGATTTATATATACGTCACTGCCCAAATCCTCAGGCGAACGCTGCGAGCCCGTTATAATTACAGGTCTATGATCATTAATGGTCAAATCCAAAAAATAAGCTGTTTCTTCAAGGGTATCTGTTCCGTGTGTTACAACTACTCCTGAAACATCTTCATCAGAAAAATAGGTTTCAATCTTTTCTTTTAATACAACTAAATCTTCAAAGGTGATATGGATACTTGCTTTTTGAAAAACAGATTCAATGATAACTTCAATATCCGTTGGCAGATTACACATTGCTGCCAGCTCTTCACCTGTCAATTCCCCTGAAGCTAATTTGCCTGATTCCTTATTTGTCTTGCTCGCAATCGTTCCACCAGTAGTTAATAATATAACCTTCTTCATTCTTATCACCCTTTTGCATCTTTTTCTAAAATTGAATGAGCAATTTGACCACCATGGAATCTGCCATTTTCAATAAAAATTTCATTTGCATTATTTCCGGCAGCAATCACTCCTGCTATATAAATGCCGTCGACATTTGTTTCCATAGTCTCGGGATTAAATAATGGTCTTCCTGTTTCCTCGTCAATTTTAATCCCCATTTTTTTTAAGAACTGATGGTCAGGGTGGTACCCTGTCATTGCAAAAACAAAGTCATTATCTATTGAAACAACTTCATTGTTCTTTACATAAATGACCTTATCTTCTGTTATTTCTTTCAGATGGGCATTAAACTCCATTATTATTGTTCCATTTCGAACTAAAGCATCAAAGTCAGGGAGAATCCACGGTTTAATACTAGGAGAATACTGATTTCCGCGATATAAAACAGTTACTCTTGCACCTGCTTTATCAAGCTCAAGTGCAGCATCAATACTAGAATTTTTTCCGCCAATCACACAAACATTTTTATCAAAATAGGGATGCGCCTCTTTAAAATAGTGTGAGACCGTTTCTAAGTCCTCCCCTGGAACATTCATATAGTTTGGAGAGTCATAATAGCCTGTTGCAATTACAACATACTTGGCACTATACGTCTGTTTGTCGGTAATTACATGAAACCTCCCCCCTTGTTTCGTAACCTTTGTTACCTTTTCAAAAGAGTTAATACGTAATTGTTTTCTCTTAACTACCTCTCTATAATATCCTAGCGCCTGGTTTCTTTTCGGTTTATAGCTTTCAGTTATAAATGGAACTCCGCCGATTTCTAACTTTTCACTCGTGCTGAAAAATGTTTGATGGGTTGGATAATGATAAATTGCATTTACTACATTTCCCTTCTCGATAACAAGAGGGTCTTTCTTAATTTCCTTAAGGGAGATTGCAGCAGCTAAGCCACAGGGACCGCCTCCGATAATAATAATATCTTCTATTTGCATAGAGACACTCCTCACCAATAATATTTCAATCAAACTATACTTCCAAATAAAAACTCCTATCGTAATGATAGGAGTTTTTTCACCAGGTTTCAAATAAAATAATTAAATCCATCCTCTGAATCGACTTGCTTCTGCCATTTTTCTAACGCCTACCATGTATGCGGCTAATCGCATATCTACACGCCGAGTCTGAGCAGTATCATAAATATTTTTAAATGATTTCACCATTACTTTTTCAAGTTTTTCTTCTACTTCTTCTTCAGACCAATAATATCCTTGGTTATTTTGAACCCATTCAAAATATGAAACGGTTACACCGCCAGCAGATGCTAGTACATCTGGCACTAGAAGAATTCCACGCTCTGTTAAAATCTCTGTTGCCTCAAGGGTTGTTGGACCGTTTGCTGCTTCTACAACAATACCTGCCCTAATTTTATTGGCATTTTCAGCCGTAATCTGATTTTCAATTGCAGCTGGTACGAGAATATCACAGTCAAGTTCAAGTAATTCTTTATTGGTAATTGTGTTATTAAATAATTTTGTAACGGTACCGAAGCTGTCTCGACGGTCTAATAGGTAATCAATATCAAGTCCGTTCGGATCATGTAATGCACCGTATGCATCTGAAATCCCAATTACCTTTGCACCGGCATCATGCAGAAATTTCGATAGGAAACTTCCCGCATTACCAAAACCTTGAACAACCACCCTGGCGCCTTCAATTTGAATCCCTCTTATTTTAGCAGCCTCGTTTATACAGATAGTAACACCTTTTGCTGTCGCAGATTCTCTTCCATGAGAACCACCGAGCACAAGTGGCTTGCCAGTAATAAACCCTGGTGAGTTAAACTCATCAATACGGCTATATTCATCCATCATCCAAGCCATTATTTGTGAGTTAGTAAAAACATCGGGTGCAGGAATATCCTTTGTTGGTCCAACGATTTGACTAATTGAACGCACATATCCACGGCTCAATCTTTCTAGCTCTCGAAACGACATATCACGCGGATCACAGATTATTCCGCCTTTACCGCCGCCATATGGCAGATCAACAATCCCGCATTTCAAGCTCATCCAAATTGAAAGCGCCTTGACCTCTGTTTCTGTAACATTAGGGTGGAATCGGATTCCTCCTTTAGTTGGGCCGACTGCATCATTATGTTGAGCACGGTAGCCAGTAAATACTTTTACTGAACCGTCATCCATTCTAATTGGAATTTTAACTGTCATCATACGTAATGGCTCTTTTAAGAGCTCATATACCTCTTCAGGATAACCTAACTTTTCAAGAGCTTTATGTATTACAGTCTGTGTTGATTTCAACACATCATTTTTTTCCTCATGAAACGTTTTTTCATTACCTTTTTCAGCTGCCATATGTAAACCCCCTAAGAAATCACTTAGCAAATGTTGCTCTTTCAGACACAAGTATACACGTAAAACGGATTTATGCAAGGAGAAAAATATACTTTACACTCATCTCGAAACAAAAATATGAAATCGCTACCATTCTCTTTATAAAAGTATTATCGTAAAAATAAATCTTGGCCAATAGTTATTTAAGGAACTCCAATACACCCAATTGAAAGTAGAAAGAGCGGAGGACTCCTTCTACTTCAAACTACACTATTTAAAATGCAGAAGAATGGTATCTACCGCGTTATTCTCAATAATTTGCTTCCCATATTCAACTAGCAGATGCTGACTAAGTATAGAAGGAACTCCATATTCAGATAAAAAAGCAGCTGCTTTTTCAATATTGCTTGTTTCGATATTATTCATCAGTAAGTAATAACGATCATTCATTGAAAACAAACTGCCCCCATTGATATTAACGGAGGATAACCGTTTTGAAAGACCAATAATATCTTCAAAGCATTCGAACTCATATAAGAAGTTCTCACAGCCACCAACCCTGACTTGCATCTCTAAAAAACCATCAAATAATACTTCATCATCCTCTGTAGCTTCATCTACCGTAATAATCATAATCATTCCTTGTGCTTTTAAAGTGAATACTTCAACAGCAACAGAACCTTGAATGTCTACATCAAATTCCTCGCTAGCCTCTTCCAGCATATCATGGAAAAGCTGGTGCCATTTTATTGAATCTTTCCAAATATCGTCTTTAGAAAGTCCCCTTTCAAATAAATCATCAGAGGTTAAGAAAATTTTTATTTTATTAATAGTTAATCTTTCTAAACGCATGCTCCTCGAGCCCCCTGCCATGACGTAACTCTTATTTTAGTTTATGTCATTAACTCAGGTTGGTGCTTTGTCTACAGCATCCTCAACCGTTCCATCAGCCATTTCTCCCATTCATCAGTATTCTGCCCGACAATTTGTTCTGAGTATTTCTCTCTCTCCAAAGGTTTCAAATGATTAATTGCCTGTCCGCCAATTCCAATATGGAGGCTTTGATAATTTAGCCTTAACTGTGTAACAAGATTTAATGCCGTTAACAAATTTTGCTGTAGTGTACATGACATAAATAAAAAGTCTGGCTGT from Neobacillus sp. FSL H8-0543 includes:
- a CDS encoding lysophospholipid acyltransferase family protein — encoded protein: MATFYSFAKSVVYSVFKPLYRMEVIGVEDFPKEGGVLLCANHIHNFDPLVVGINAPRPVHYMAKEEIFNVPVLGNIVRKCNAFPVKRGMGDREALRTGMKILKDGHVFGLFPEGTRSKTGDIGKGLAGAGFFALRSDALVIPCAIIGPYKSFSKLKVVYGKPIAMDELKKSKASAEQVTEIIMSEIDKLIKVHR
- a CDS encoding YpzI family protein, with translation MGKDRQEKKLKASRRVESDRDQALHYKGATKLQSPEEARGLNDSKYD
- the rpsA gene encoding 30S ribosomal protein S1 codes for the protein MSEDMNQIEVKSFEIGDKVKGQVTKVEEKQVIVSIQDSKLDGIIPISELSSLHVEKASDAVEVGNELELEVLKVEEEALILSKRKVDAEQAWVNLERLYNSGEIFETEVKDVVKGGLVVDLGVRGFVPASLVEAYFVEDFSDYKGQQLTFKIVELDKEKNRLILSHRAVVEEEKGKHKKNILSSIHPGQVIDGTVQRITDFGAFVDIGGIDGLVHISQLSYEHVEKPTDVVQEGQKVQVKVLNVDRDNERISLSIKETQPGPWSNLAEKAPKGSTLTGTVKRLVSYGAFVEVFPGVEGLVHISQIAHKHIGTPHEVLKEGQKVQVKVLDTNEQEQRLSLSIKDLLEKEEDNNFDYELPEESKGFQLGEMIGDQLKNLRK
- the ypeB gene encoding germination protein YpeB; translated protein: MIRGIIIGVLAVGVAGTAFWGYQEHREKNAILLNAENNYQRAFHDLTYQIDLLNDKIGTTIAMNSRHSLSPSLVEVWRITSEAQNDVGQLPLTLLPFNKTEEFLANIGNFSYRAAVRDLDKEPLSEEEYETLKVLYKQSGDIQKELRDVQHMVLENNLRWMDVELALASGDEASDNTIIDGFKTVEKTVSGYEESDLGPTFSNMQNKNENLKKIKGKTISKEEAISIAKKYMKFDGNAEVKVTENGKGSDYGFYSVSIKNKKTGQEASMDITKKAGKPIWFIHHREVSKQKISLNDAANKAAAFLKENGYKNLDLFESMQYDNVGVFNFVTSLDNVRIYPEAIKVEVALDNGDINGFTAEEYLTTFQERKIEKPALTSEQARSKVNPNFKVMEERQAVIINNLDKEVLCYEFLGYIGDDTYRIFINAKDGVEEEVNKLKNAEAVYDEVI
- the fni gene encoding type 2 isopentenyl-diphosphate Delta-isomerase is translated as MSRSERKMDHIRFALESGQKRLTAFDNIQFIHQSLPNINLSDVSLHHKIGELYLSSPIFINAMTGGGGDKTYQINKQLAGVAKQTGLAMAVGSQMSALKDKTQGYTFKVVREENPTGIIIANLGSEATSDDAKLAVEMIEANAIQIHLNVIQELVMPEGDREFSGALKRIEAIVRESSVPVIVKEVGFGMCKETVEILSSVGVTAVDVGGFGGTNFAQIENRRRENSLSFFNEWGIPTAVSIIEATQSKGKASVIGSGGFTSASEIAKGLATGADAIGFAGYFLNFLVKKGADSLLEEIKILHKELVMIMTALGAKTIKDLQNAPIIISGETYHWLSQRGIETKKYSQRKI
- the sleB gene encoding spore cortex-lytic enzyme, translated to MKKKRRLIPLVMLISICLMPLLFFENNSVHAFSNQVIQQGATGNDVIELQSRLQYLGFYNGKIDGVFGWGTYWALRNFQYEFSLEIDGLAGKETKEKLVKASKYNEKFVKEQINKGNKFTHYGGVDQSKQSVPKSKTPAKKENTQPAAPKETPKTVAPPKKPTATNTPGGFSSNDIQLMANAVYGEARGEPFTGQVAVAAVILNRVNSSSFPNTVSGVIFEPRAFTAVADGQIWLTPNETAKKAVLDAINGIDPTGEALYYFNPDTATSSWIWSRPQIKKIGKHIFCQ
- a CDS encoding YpfB family protein → MKVIERVLIKVIIIQFIFLFLAQLFLHQFDVFPQLEHLTKYEGVNENTFTEILETFSGK
- the cmk gene encoding (d)CMP kinase, with amino-acid sequence MEKKISIAIDGPAAAGKSTVAKIVAETLSYIYIDTGAMYRALTYKAIVNNLDLEDEKSLLNALLDSKLELMPSDDGQLVYLDNQDVTDTIRSSEVTNSVSIVAKHQAVREEMVRMQKSFAAGGGVVMDGRDIGTHVLPNAEVKVFLLASVEERAVRRHTENLKKGFSSDLDQLKEEIAKRDKYDSEREYAPLKKADDAIELDTTSLTIREVVENIMALVSERIG